In a genomic window of Acropora muricata isolate sample 2 chromosome 2, ASM3666990v1, whole genome shotgun sequence:
- the LOC136896718 gene encoding delta(14)-sterol reductase TM7SF2-like, whose protein sequence is MKATKSAHGYEFGGPVGVFFLMIALPVVAFGSVLFCNSKSCSSLEVPSLPPLWGRKGAFFDVGHLIVAGWIVLQVIIYLLPVGKVVQGRPLADGKALDYRVNGFLALLLSLALFAACISFKVDVSLVYDSFIGIITATFCLSVVIAVIVYVMACVQKTGLSPGGNTGNIIYDFFMGHLLNPRWGKFDFKFFFEVRPGLIGWVMIDFCMAAKEYEKYGALSNAMILVCIFHFVYVADCLFYEPAILSTMDIIEEGFGFMLAFGDICWVPVMYSLQARYLVDYPVALSWLATTSIVILFVIGYVIFRGSNSQKDRFRACPLSEEFKDKETIMTASGKRLLVSGWWGLVRHPNYLGDIIMAFAWTFPCGFSHVLPYFYPVNLIILLVHRELRDERNNHRKYGKSWDEYCRRVPYRIIPKIF, encoded by the exons ATGAAAGCAACTAAAAGCGCTCATGGGTATGAGTTTGGTGGGCCTGTTGGTGTGTTCTTTCTGATGATTGCACTGCCGGTGGTTGCTTTTGGATCGGTTTTGTTTTGCAATAGTAAATCCTGTTCATCTCTTGAGGTGCCGTCACTTCCTCCTTTATGGGGACGTAAGGGTGCTTTTTTCGATGTGGGCCACTTGATTGTTGCTGGATGGATCGTCTTACAGGTCATTATTTACTTGTTGCCTGTTGGAAAG GTTGTACAAGGGAGACCTTTAGCTGATGGAAAAGCTCTTGATTACAGAGTGAATG GGTTCTTGGCACTGTTGCTCAGTTTGGCTTTGTTCGCAGCTTGTATTAGCTTCAAAGTTGATGTTTCTTTGGTCTATGACTCCTTCATTGGAATCATAACAGCAACATTTTGCTTGTCTGTTGTAATTGCCGTAATTGTTTATGTGATGGCTTGTGTACAGAAAACAGGATTGTCGCCTGGAGGAAACACAG GAAATATCATTTATGACTTTTTCATGGGACATCTGCTCAATCCACGATGGGGGAAATTTGACTTCAAATTCTTTTTTGAAGTACGCCCTGGACTCATTGGTTGG GTGATGATAGACTTCTGTATGGCAGCCAAAGAATATGAAAAATATGGAGCATTGTCCAATGCAATGATCCTTGTCTGCATCTTTCATTTTGTCTATGTTGCTGACTGTCTGTTCTATGAG CCAGCTATACTCTCCACCATGGATATCATAGAAGAAGGCTTTGGCTTCATGCTGGCTTTTGGTGACATATGCTGGGTGCCTGTCATGTATTCCTTGCAGGCACGGTATCTTGTGGACTACCCAGTTGCGTTGTCATGGCTGGCAACCACTTCAATTGTAATTTTGTTTG TTATTGGTTATGTTATTTTCCGTGGTTCCAACTCTCAGAAGGACAGATTCAGAGCCTGTCCACTTTCTGAAGAGTTTAAAG ACAAGGAAACTATAATGACGGCATCCGGGAAACGACTTCTAGTCTCTGGCTGGTGGGGCTTGGTACGGCATCCTAACTATCTTGGTGACATCATTATGGCATTCGCCTGGACCTTTCCATGCG GTTTTTCCCACGTTCTTCCGTATTTCTACCCTGTTAACCTGATAATTCTGCTTGTGCATCGCGAGCTTAGAGATGAAAGGAATAATCACCGCAAATATGGAAAGAGCTGGGATGAGTATTGCCGGCGAGTTCCTTACCGCATCATTCCCAAGATATTCTAG
- the LOC136896735 gene encoding melanocyte-stimulating hormone receptor-like yields the protein MTFNKMNENSVFNFPVYCSIELTSLANPLIYLSVFNIAIAVIVIVGNTVILIALRKETSLHLPSKVLIRTLAATDLCIGIVKFFFVAYWMSLVNSRMQLCHVTLVIHVVAGTILFVVSLLTITAISVDRLLALLLGLRYRQVVTIKRVYAVLIAVGVYPGFGVAIGFYNREAYQIFASTTVAGCMITSVYCYSKIFYRLHHHRTQVRSNDQANDAVLANMMRYRKSVSSAIWLQFVFVFCYFPYFAVSPFVYQGRDKGRSLKVLFLALYATTTFMFFNSMLNPMLYCWKIKEVRRVVKDTLKQIPCSLH from the coding sequence ATGACCTTcaacaaaatgaatgaaaattcgGTTTTCAATTTTCCGGTGTACTGTTCGATAGAATTAACAAGTTTAGCAAATCCGCTGATATATCTCTCAGTTTTCAATATCGCTATTGCAGTTATTGTAATTGTTGGAAATACTGTGATCCTAATCGCCCTTCGGAAGGAAACGTCACTTCATCTGCCATCCAAAGTCCTGATTCGCACTCTAGCGGCAACCGATCTCTGCATTGGCATTgtgaaatttttctttgttgcttACTGGATGTCCTTGGTGAATAGCAGAATGCAGTTATGTCATGTCACACTGGTCATCCACGTGGTAGCAGGCACTATTTTATTTGTGGTTTCCTTGCTGACAATAACGGCAATAAGCGTGGACAGACTTCTGGCCTTGTTGCTAGGACTAAGATACAGACAAGTTGTAACCATCAAACGAGTGTATGCAGTTCTGATCGCCGTAGGGGTGTATCCAGGTTTTGGCGTTGCAATCGGATTTTACAACCGTGAGGCATATCAAATCTTCGCATCTACGACCGTTGCAGGGTGCATGATTACATCTGTGTACTGTTACTCTAAGATTTTCTACAGGCTGCACCATCATCGGACTCAAGTACGAAGCAACGATCAAGCGAATGACGCAGTCCTTGCGAACATGATGCGATACAGAAAATCAGTGTCCAGTGCAATATGGTTGCAGTTTGTGTTTGTATTTTGCTATTTTCCGTATTTCGCCGTGTCACCATTCGTGTATCAAGGCCGTGACAAAGGACGATCATTAAAAGTTTTATTTCTCGCGTTATATGCCACAACAACATTTATGTTTTTCAACTCAATGTTAAACCCAATGCTATACTGTTGGAAAATCAAGGAAGTGAGGAGAGTAGTGAAAGACACTTTGAAACAAATTCCTTGTTCTCTACACTAG
- the LOC136896726 gene encoding melanocortin receptor 5-like: protein MAQPGISLLKFCSEQLAGDLHNHLITLSAFNIVFAITAIVGNALMLIAFYKETSLHLPSKVLLRSLAASDLCIGIMEPLYVTYLMSLASERLTMCRHIVLVRSIAITISFAVSLLTITAISVDRLLALLLGLRYRQVVTLKRVNAVVVAIWAYPGVGLALWFHSHLIWKIFAASNILLCLIIAIYCYTRIFLRLRRHQTQIHDQENPQEQTNPANLSHETRYRKTVSTAMWVQLTLILCFLPYTLVAPFAYRSITREQPSSSSFLALQATVSLIFLNSSLNPLLCFWKIADMRRAIKDTILKRPSNAVFHSGSLERISQTGS from the coding sequence ATGGCTCAGCCGGGAATAAGTCTCCTTAAATTTTGCTCGGAGCAGCTAGCTGGAGATTTGCACAATCACTTGATAACGCTTTCCGCGTTCAATATTGTCTTTGCCATAACTGCGATTGTTGGAAATGCACTCATGCTGATCGCCTTTTACAAGGAAACGTCCCTTCATCTTCCTTCCAAAGTCCTCCTCCGCAGCTTGGCGGCCAGCGATCTCTGCATTGGCATCATGGAACCACTCTATGTTACATACTTAATGTCCTTGGCGAGCGAACGCTTGACGATGTGTCGGCACATAGTTCTTGTACGCTCCATTGCAATCACCATTTCATTTGCAGTGTCGCTATTAACAATTACCGCTATAAGCGTGGACAGACTTCTCGCTTTGTTGTTAGGACTCAGGTACAGACAAGTCGTAACCTTAAAGCGGGTGAATGCAGTTGTGGTTGCCATTTGGGCTTACCCAGGTGTCGGCCTTGCACTTTGGTTTCACAGCCATCTTATATGGAAAATATTTGCAGCTTCCAACATTCTTTTGTGTTTGATCATTGCCATCTATTGTTATACGAGGATTTTTCTGAGACTTCGTCGTCATCAAACTCAAATTCATGATCAGGAGAATCCGCAGGAACAAACGAATCCAGCGAATCTGTCCCACGAAACCCGATACAGAAAAACAGTTTCCACTGCAATGTGGGTGCAGTTGACTTTAATTCTTTGCTTCTTGCCCTACACTCTGGTGGCACCATTTGCATATCGAAGTATCacaagagaacaaccttcttcctcttcttttcttGCACTGCAAGCAACAGTGAGTTTAATTTTTCTCAACTCCTCGTTGAACCCGCTTTTGTGCTTTTGGAAGATCGCCGACATGAGGAGGGCAATAAAAGACACAATCTTAAAACGCCCAAGTAACGCTGTTTTTCACAGCGGTAGTCTAGAACGGATATCTCAAACTGGCAGTTAA